The following is a genomic window from Salvelinus sp. IW2-2015 unplaced genomic scaffold, ASM291031v2 Un_scaffold1265, whole genome shotgun sequence.
AAGAGCAGGCCACGTCCATGACTACCCAATGTTACCTAGATGTGAAAGAGCAGGCTGCCCAGGATCAGTGTCTTCTCTGCCCCAACACCCATCACTCAGTCAACTTCCTGTTCCATACGGACCACAGGAGGAAGTGGGTTGAGGTGATTGATTATTTAGTTCAATATAATTCAATGCAAACAGCTATTTATTCCTTTAGGGAAATTGTATTWAGACGAAAAAGGGctttatttgatcatttaaatGCACAATTCAACCACCTATGTGGATACACTGCATTTACAATCACAGGATGTTAAACCACAATAATGTTAACCTATTTTCATTGTGGCACTCAAGGTGGACATCACGGCGTTCCTCCGACCTCTCATCCAGTCCCACAAGAAGGACATCCATTTGCTGATCAACCTGACGTGTGTGGAGGGCAGAGRCAGGGAGGCTaaggctggaggagaggagaggagcggtaGGGCCCCCGTGGAGCTCCACCTAAGGTCTCCGTCCTTGCTCCTGTACCTCAATGACACCAGCGAGCTGGCTCACCAAAGATGGCTGCCCACCAGGTCACAAGGTCATCCGAGGTCAGCCAATGAGATGGACACCTTTGAGAGCCTGGCGGAGTTCAAACCGGAGCGAAGGATCACCCGGAGCAAGAggaggagactgaggagagaaTCTCCAGATCTATCCACGAACAACGCACGAGGCCAAACGAGCCCGAAGACCATCCTCCCGGACCTCCTCCCGACTTCTGACTTCCCTACGAGCGACTGTGCCTTGTACGACTTCAGAGTGAGCTTCAGTGAGCTCAAACTGAGCCATTGGATCATTTTCCCCCACAGGTACAACCCCAGGTACTGTAAAGGCACGTGTCCCAGGGCTGTGGGGTTCATCTACGGCTCCCCCAGACACACTTTCTTCCAGAACATGATCTACCACATACTGGACTCCTCTGTGCCACGGCCTTCGTGTGTTCCCTTGGAGTACATCCCCCTGAGTGTTTTAACCCTTGAAGGTGACTCCATTGCCTACAAGGAGTTAGATGACATGATCGCTACGAGGTGCACATGCCGCTAAAGGCCCACCTCCAGGGTCAGGCTCAATTCCATTTGAACTTGGTGCATCAACTGCCGCTAGACTTATTCCATCCTCAAGCGCTTGACTTTAGCAACTTTTGTGACTTTTTCACAATCGCCTATTGTAACATTCTGGTCTGGTGACTTCATGTCACTCATCAGTGTCTTTGTCAAAACATCAGTGCATGGAGTTGGATTTTATCTAGAACAGATGCATTTACTTgccaaaaaagtatttttatcTAAATAGAAAATATAGCATTGATTTCCTTTGTTTACATGTTTATGTGACGTGATAGGCAGGAATGTTGTGAAGATGTCATATTCCTCCACTTACTGtctggtttgtttgtttgctttgtttgtgtttttgcatTGTGTTGACGCATGAGAACATGGATTGATTTTTAAgttattatttttgttaatttatttaggGTGTTCTGCCATCTTTAGTCTCTTCTTTCACACTAACTGGTACATTTTAAGTACATCTGTTctggacaaaatatttaaaaaagtggGCCTATATACTTGTATCCAACACTTTCACGTTTCGTTTTATTCCTGGGGATTGCAGACTGTTGTTTCACGGACAACCTCTCTTTTCGTACGGTCCAGAATGTAAGTTATCTTTTATAGACAACTTgatttttgtgtgtatttattaCCCTGGGTTATGAAATGACTGCATACCTAATATATTGACGAATTGAACTAAAATGCATGTCATCTATTTATGCAAAACAAATGTACTGTACGGTCTTGTTCGGCTCACTGATTATCACAAAAAAGAATAAATGAATAATTATCTAAATATTTGCTTGAAAAAAAATAAAGAGCATGCACAGATCCTTGAGTATTTATTCAATATAATTGTAAATTGCATGGTTGTTCTGACATAAATACACATTTGACTGCTGAGACACACACCATTGTGTAGCGTAAAGTTTGTGCGTCTGCATCTGCAATCATGTCTGAATTTACTCCTATACTAGATGGAGAGTTTACATAATGCTTGACAAAGCTTTATCAGCTTGGTTTTCTGCCTTGTTGTGTGGGATCAGAAGTGCCATGCCCACAGGGGCATGTGTCCCCTCAGATTGGTCTGACTGCACTtgtagaaactttcaaagttcttggcattttccagattgactgaccttcatgtcttaaagttatgatggcattgtcgtttctctttgcttatttagtGCGGTTCctgccatagtatggacttggtcttttaccaaatagagctgtcttctgtataccctcctaccttgtcaaaacacaactgattggctcaaacgctttaagaagaaaataaattccacaaaataacttttaacaaggcacaccagttaattgaaatgcatcccaggtgactacctcgtgaagctagttgagagaatgccaagagtgtgcaaagctgtcaacaaggcaaagggtggcttctttgaaaaatctcaaatctcaaatatattttgatttaacacttttttggttactatgtgattccatatgtgttatttaatagttttgatgtcttcactattattctagaatgtagaaaatagtaaaaataaagaaaaacccttgaatgagtagatgttctgaAACYTTTGACCGGTACTGTAGATgatgagtacatttacatttacatttaagtcatttagcagacgctcttatccagagcgacttacaaattggacctTAGTCAGAAAATCCCAGGAGTGGTCAGTGCACATCACCTGACCCGTATGGTAAATGAAAGGAAGGAGAAAAGCCTGTGGATATTATTGTTGTTTGAGGAGACGCTACCTGAATATGTGAAGCTTGGATATGTGAGGTATGCAGTGAGACCGTCTGTGTCCAAACCATTACAGTGTGAGAATTGTAAAGGATATGGTCACGTGTCAAATGTTTGCAGACAGGAGAAGTATGATATTGAAGAATCTGTCAATGAAAATGTTACAACTGTGGTGGGGATCATAATCCAGACTTCCTTGGCTGCCCTGTTAGGGTAAGGGAGGTCTARGTGTCAAGGATCAGATTTGTACAGCTTATCTCCTATGTGGAGGCGGTGAAGAGTGTCGAAGGGGAAAGAGGAAACAGTGTTGAAGATATGGAGGTGGATGCATTGCAACCAGTTGATAGTATTTTAAGTCAATCAGGTGATCTGGATACACCTGTGATGAAAGTGGATTTTGTGGCATTTATAGCTTCAGTGATTAATTGTACAGCACAAGTGTCTAAGAAGTCAAAGAAGCTGGATATATCTGCAGCCGAGAAGTTTTGGGGGCTGCAAAACTTCCCGGCAGAAGCACTACAAGGACTTTTGTCGCAAGGAAATGTCCTGCCCTCACAGGAGGCTTCTGAGCCTGTGTTGGGATCTGATTAAAATGatttttttacagaaaagcaggttgattttgtttggttaacttctttttttttggtAGTTAGTATGATACTTTATTTGTACTCAAATTTTTTCCAATTTTTGGGATCCTTATTATCAACCCGCGCTGTAGTTGGCGGAATGCACATATAATTGTTGCGAACGCCgttataccatagaag
Proteins encoded in this region:
- the LOC112070238 gene encoding growth/differentiation factor 9-like isoform X2 — translated: METPLHLTIFLNYQTSILLLLIGGFSLGSSPTTSNLADEFGDFTLYQHGNILSPLLKALTAQGDPWQDTTPRMKPDSRYVRYMKRLYRMSSRHERSLEGNNHLYNTVRLITPREFFMQDLSYNLDRVRAKEQLLKSVLLYSFDQEQATSMTTQCYLDVKEQAAQDQCLLCPNTHHSVNFLFHTDHRRKWVEVDITAFLRPLIQSHKKDIHLLINLTCVEGRXREAKAGGEERSGRAPVELHLRSPSLLLYLNDTSELAHQRWLPTRSQGHPRSANEMDTFESLAEFKPERRITRSKRRRLRRESPDLSTNNARGQTSPKTILPDLLPTSDFPTSDCALYDFRVSFSELKLSHWIIFPHRYNPRYCKGTCPRAVGFIYGSPRHTFFQNMIYHILDSSVPRPSCVPLEYIPLSVLTLEGDSIAYKELDDMIATRCTCR
- the LOC112070238 gene encoding growth/differentiation factor 9-like isoform X1, producing METPLHLTIFLNYQTSILLLLIGGFSLGSSPTTSNLADEFGDFTLYQHGNILSPLLKALTAQGDPWQDTTPRMKPDSRYVRYMKRLYRMSSRHERSLEGNNHLYNTVRLITPRGECLEQSKEFFMQDLSYNLDRVRAKEQLLKSVLLYSFDQEQATSMTTQCYLDVKEQAAQDQCLLCPNTHHSVNFLFHTDHRRKWVEVDITAFLRPLIQSHKKDIHLLINLTCVEGRXREAKAGGEERSGRAPVELHLRSPSLLLYLNDTSELAHQRWLPTRSQGHPRSANEMDTFESLAEFKPERRITRSKRRRLRRESPDLSTNNARGQTSPKTILPDLLPTSDFPTSDCALYDFRVSFSELKLSHWIIFPHRYNPRYCKGTCPRAVGFIYGSPRHTFFQNMIYHILDSSVPRPSCVPLEYIPLSVLTLEGDSIAYKELDDMIATRCTCR